The following is a genomic window from Candidatus Hydrogenedentota bacterium.
GCCGGCGAGAAGACATCCATTTCTTGCTGGTCGGATCGGGTCCAAGGCAGAAGGAAATTCTCGAGAGTGTATCGCAGCGCAATTGGGAGGACCGCTTCACGCACGTGACCACGGTCGATGAAATGGCCGACCTCTACCGGGCGATGACCGTGAGTGTTTTGTGTTCGAAGATTGAAGGATTCCCCAACGCGCTCATGGAAGCCATGGCGGCGGAACGGCCCGTCGTGGCGCCTGCCGTCGGCGGCATTCCGGAACTGATTAAAGACGGCGTCACCGGCAAACTGGTCTCCGAGCGAACGCCCGTGGCGTTTGCGGACGCGGTCGAAGCCTGTCTGGAACGCCCAAACGAGTGCGCGCGCATTGTGCAGCACGCGGCCAAGTACGTGCGCGAAGAATTCTCCGTCGATCGCATGGTGGACGCGCATCGCGCGCTCTACACGCATCTGCTTGCCAACGCCACCCGGGAAGGAGGCTGACGCATGTGCGGAATCTGCGGTATGGCGTACAGCGATCGATCCAGGGCTCCGGAAGTGGCGAGGGTAGCGGCCATGAACGCGGCCTTGAGCCATCGCGGCCCCGATGACTCGGGCTTGTGGGCCGACGATAGCGTCGCGCTGGCCATGCGCAGGCTCGGCATCATCGACTTGGCGCGAGGCCGCCAGCCTTTCCTGAGCGATAACGGCCAATTGGCGCTGGTCTATAACGGAGAAGTCTACAACTTCCGCGAATTGCGCCGGGAATTAGAGGAGCGTGGTCACACGTTCCGCACTCTATGCGACACCGAAGTCGTGTTGCACGCCTACGAGGAATTCGGCGACGACGCGTTGAATCGTCTGAACGGCATGTTTGCGTTTGCCTTGTATGACAGGACCAGGCAGCGTCTGCTTGTTGCACGAGATCATATCGGGATCAAACCGCTTTTCTACTCGTATCGCAACGGACGTCTGCTGTTTGCATCCGAGTTGGATGCCTTGCTGCAATCCGGGCTTATCGACGGGACCATGAATCCCGCAGCTTTGGACGCCTACTTCACCTACCTGTACATCCCCGCGCCCGACACCATTCTGCGCGACGTACAGCAACTGCCTCCCGGGCATAAGCTCGTGCTGGAGCGCGGCAACATACGCGTCGAATCCTATTGGGAACCGGAACTGGACCTCGACCCTACGTGGTCCCTCGAATCCTCCGCCGAACGGTACACGGAATTGCTCCTCGAGTGTGTGCGCAACCAGTGCGTGAGCGATGTGCCCCTGGGCGCGTTTCTGAGCGGCGGCGTGGATTCGTCGGCGGTTGTGGCGGCGATGTGCGCCACCGGCGGCGCGCGCGTACAGACGTTCTCGATTGGGTTCGACGACGCCCATGCCAACGAATTGCGGTTTGCGCGCCTTGTTGCGGAACATTTCGGCACCGATCATGTCGAAGAGATCATGAAGCCCGATGCGGTGGAAATCGCCGCGACCCTCATCCGACATTTTGGACAGCCCTTCGCCGACTCGTCCGCCGTGCCCACGTGGCTGGTGTCGCGTCTCGCGCGGCGTCACGTAACCGTTGCGTTGTCGGGTGACGGCGGAGACGAACTGTTCGCGGGCTACACGTGGCTGCACATGGCGCGCAATGTGCATCGATACCGGCAAGTCCCCGCACCCGTGCGAAGAACCGTCGACGCGGCCCTCGGCTTCGTTCCGAGTTCGCCCATGGCAATGAAGGTTCGCCGGTTCAGCCGCGATTCGTTCTTGGCGCCGCTTGAAGCGTACCGCCGCAGGCAAACGTGTTTCGACGCAACCCAACGCGCCCGCTTGTTCCAGCCAGATGTGGCGGACCGTGTCGCCGCGTGCGGCGTTGACCGCTTTCGGGAGCACGCCGACCGCGCATCGAGTCTCGACTACGACAACTGGATGCTGCGGCAGGATTTTGTGATGTACCTGCCCGACGACATCCTGACCAAGGTGGATCGCATGAGCATGGCGGTGTCGCTGGAGGCGCGCGTTCCCTTGCTCGACCTGCGGATGGTCGCGTTCGCGAACAGCTTGCCCTTGCCCCTGAAACTCGACGGCGGTATATCGAAGCGCGTCGCGAAGAAAGCCCTCAGCAACTTTCTTCCGGCCGACGTCTTGAAGCAGCGCAAGCGTGGATTTGCGGTTCCGATTCAACGTTGGTTCCGCGAAGAACTGCGCTCCCACTTCCAGGATTGCGCGCTGTCATCCGAGTCGCGATTGCGCGGCTACCTCGCGCCGGATGCGGTGAAAGGACTCTTCGACGCGCATGTGGCGCGCCAGGATGACCTTGGTCATCATCTGTGGGCGGTGCTCATGTTCGAGCATTGGTTACGGTACGCGGAGTCTATTCCGGGTTTCTCGCCCGCGTTGCCGTGAGGCGGTTTCAGCGGCGTAGGAAGAGAAAACGGAGTCCGAGCAATCCGGTCGCGGCGAGGGAGAGAAACGAGACGGCCAATCCCACGTAGTGCGGCAGAGGACGGTAGCGAAATTCGATCACGTGCTCACCGGCGCGCGTCGCCACTCCTCGAAACAACCCGTTAACTTTCAGTATGGGCTGCCGTTCGCCGTCCACCCATGCCACCCAACCCGCCGAGAACGTGTCCGCAAGGACGGTGATTCCCGGCTGCGTCGATTCGACGCGCACGATGACGTGTTCCGGGCTTACGTCCTCCACGGAACACGTTGCGCTGACGCCTTCGTCGGGGACCTTTGCGGACGCGGAATCCGCCGCCAACAGTTCCAGACCATCCGAAAACGCGTCCACAACGCATTCCCGTGCGGGATCGAGGGAAGGATCCGCCAGGGCGTCCAATGCCGCCGTGAGACCTACGGCCACGCGCCAGCGGGGCGTCCAGTAGGAACGAGGCAAGGCGTCTTCATTGAGGAATATCCGCACGTCTTCGCCGGACGCCGGGAGTTCACGGAGCCGCGCGCCACGGGTGCGAAAGATGGGCTCACGCAAGAGCCCCTGAGGCGTCGCCAGCAGGACGCGCGCCGCCATGAATCGCAGCAGACCCGGCTGCGCCGCGTCAGGCGACACGCCATTGCCCGAGGTTCGCGTTAGCGGGGTTGGATTCGGTACCAGCCGCTCCCACCACTGCGCTTCGTCCTTCGTGACCGGCAGATCGACCCCGCCAATCAGGCTCAACGGATAGATGAACCCCAGATTGCCGTTGAGTGAAACGTCGAGATCGCGTGTCGAAAAGAACGCGCGCGCGCCCGCCGCCTGAACGCGGGCCGTATCAAGGACGGTAGCGTGCAGCGTGTAACACCCGGGCGCGTTCTGGCGCGGATGCCGGTACTGGGTTTTGCCAGCCGAAGTGAGGTCCACAAAGAGCAGGACGGCCAGGGCCAATATCGTAACGTTGCGCAGCCAGTGCTTGCGCCAGATCAGGAACGGTCCGACGATCATGAACATGGCCAGCATCTTTCCGCGCACTTCGCCGCCAAAGCCCACGGCGACGAAGACAATGACGGCCATCATCGCGACCGCAGGAAAGAAGATGGACGGCGCGCGGAAGTTCTGTTTCG
Proteins encoded in this region:
- the asnB gene encoding asparagine synthase (glutamine-hydrolyzing), giving the protein MCGICGMAYSDRSRAPEVARVAAMNAALSHRGPDDSGLWADDSVALAMRRLGIIDLARGRQPFLSDNGQLALVYNGEVYNFRELRRELEERGHTFRTLCDTEVVLHAYEEFGDDALNRLNGMFAFALYDRTRQRLLVARDHIGIKPLFYSYRNGRLLFASELDALLQSGLIDGTMNPAALDAYFTYLYIPAPDTILRDVQQLPPGHKLVLERGNIRVESYWEPELDLDPTWSLESSAERYTELLLECVRNQCVSDVPLGAFLSGGVDSSAVVAAMCATGGARVQTFSIGFDDAHANELRFARLVAEHFGTDHVEEIMKPDAVEIAATLIRHFGQPFADSSAVPTWLVSRLARRHVTVALSGDGGDELFAGYTWLHMARNVHRYRQVPAPVRRTVDAALGFVPSSPMAMKVRRFSRDSFLAPLEAYRRRQTCFDATQRARLFQPDVADRVAACGVDRFREHADRASSLDYDNWMLRQDFVMYLPDDILTKVDRMSMAVSLEARVPLLDLRMVAFANSLPLPLKLDGGISKRVAKKALSNFLPADVLKQRKRGFAVPIQRWFREELRSHFQDCALSSESRLRGYLAPDAVKGLFDAHVARQDDLGHHLWAVLMFEHWLRYAESIPGFSPALP